A DNA window from Amycolatopsis sp. DSM 110486 contains the following coding sequences:
- the pseB gene encoding UDP-N-acetylglucosamine 4,6-dehydratase (inverting) translates to MSELDGSSILLTGGTGSFGKAFITYALAELNPSRLVVLSRDELKQYEARQLFNDDPRLRWFIGDVRDRRRLERAMHGVDYVVHAAALKQVDTGEYNPFEFVQTNVMGSQNVIEAAIDTGVKKVVALSTDKASSPINLYGATKLCADRMFISGNHYAAAHVTRFSVVRYGNVMGSRGSVIPFFRKLAEQGESLPITHKDMTRFWITLPQAVQFVVDSFDQMHGGELYVPRIPSMRLVDLAQAIAPGSPMHEVGVRPGEKLHEEMIAPDDARRTVQLPDRYVVQPHLAGWGYEAPADGKPMPEGFAYRSDTNDLWLEADELRKLVEQYG, encoded by the coding sequence ATGTCCGAGCTGGATGGCTCCAGCATCCTGCTCACCGGCGGGACCGGCTCATTTGGCAAGGCGTTCATCACCTACGCCCTGGCGGAGTTGAACCCCAGCCGCCTGGTCGTGCTCTCCCGCGATGAGCTGAAGCAGTACGAAGCGCGACAACTGTTCAACGACGACCCGCGGCTGCGCTGGTTCATCGGTGACGTCCGCGACCGCCGCCGCCTCGAGCGCGCCATGCACGGCGTCGACTACGTCGTGCACGCCGCGGCGCTCAAGCAGGTGGACACGGGTGAGTACAACCCGTTCGAGTTCGTCCAGACCAACGTGATGGGCTCGCAGAACGTCATCGAGGCCGCGATCGACACCGGCGTGAAGAAGGTCGTCGCGCTGTCGACCGACAAGGCGTCGAGCCCGATCAACCTCTACGGCGCCACCAAGCTGTGCGCCGACCGCATGTTCATCAGCGGCAACCACTACGCGGCCGCGCACGTCACGCGGTTCTCCGTGGTGCGCTACGGCAACGTGATGGGCTCGCGCGGCAGCGTGATCCCGTTCTTCCGCAAGCTCGCCGAGCAGGGCGAGTCGCTGCCGATCACGCACAAGGACATGACGCGGTTCTGGATCACGCTGCCGCAGGCCGTGCAGTTCGTGGTGGACTCGTTCGACCAGATGCACGGCGGTGAGCTGTACGTGCCGCGGATCCCGAGCATGCGGCTCGTCGACCTCGCGCAGGCCATCGCGCCGGGTTCGCCGATGCACGAGGTGGGCGTGCGCCCGGGCGAGAAGCTGCACGAGGAGATGATCGCGCCCGACGACGCGCGCCGGACCGTTCAGCTGCCGGACCGCTACGTCGTGCAGCCGCACCTGGCGGGCTGGGGCTACGAGGCGCCCGCCGACGGCAAACCGATGCCCGAAGGGTTCGCGTACCGCTCGGACACCAACGACCTGTGGCTCGAAGCGGACGAACTTCGCAAGCTGGTCGAGCAGTATGGCTGA
- a CDS encoding cytidylyltransferase domain-containing protein: MSPMREGLGVNAVIQARSSSTRLPGKVLRPLAGRSVLGWVVRAAAAAPGVDQVVVATSDAADDDAVAEEAVRCGALVARGPLDDVVARFGVSLAAYPADAVVRLTADCPLLDPALIGRLAAVWRAEPSLDYVSTTLVRTLPRGFDAELVRASVLAEQVEIAEGPDREHVTSAIYRQPSRYSCTGIVVSPAADDLRVTLDTPEDWELLSAVVSVLGDQPASWRSVVSLLRSRPDLVALNAHVEQKKLGQ; this comes from the coding sequence ATGTCACCCATGCGTGAAGGCCTCGGCGTCAACGCCGTGATCCAGGCCCGGTCCTCCTCGACGCGCCTGCCGGGCAAGGTGCTGCGGCCCCTGGCCGGGCGCAGTGTCCTCGGCTGGGTCGTCCGCGCGGCGGCGGCCGCTCCCGGTGTGGACCAGGTCGTCGTCGCCACCTCGGACGCGGCCGACGACGACGCGGTCGCCGAGGAGGCCGTGCGCTGCGGGGCTCTGGTCGCGCGCGGGCCGCTGGATGACGTCGTGGCGCGCTTCGGCGTGTCCCTGGCCGCCTACCCGGCCGACGCCGTGGTCCGGCTCACCGCCGACTGCCCGCTGCTCGACCCCGCTTTGATCGGCCGGCTGGCGGCGGTTTGGCGCGCGGAACCGTCGCTGGACTACGTGAGCACGACGCTCGTGCGGACGCTGCCGCGGGGCTTCGACGCGGAGTTGGTGCGGGCCTCGGTGCTCGCCGAGCAGGTCGAGATTGCCGAGGGCCCGGACCGCGAGCACGTGACGTCGGCGATCTACCGGCAGCCCTCGCGGTACTCGTGCACGGGCATTGTGGTGAGCCCGGCCGCCGACGACCTGCGCGTCACCCTCGACACCCCGGAGGACTGGGAGCTTCTCTCGGCCGTTGTTTCGGTTCTGGGTGATCAGCCCGCGTCCTGGCGTTCGGTGGTTTCGCTGCTGCGCTCCCGGCCGGATCTGGTGGCTTTGAACGCGCACGTCGAGCAGAAGAAGCTCGGCCAGTGA
- a CDS encoding spore coat protein — protein sequence MKLLLRADASAVIGAGHIARVVAYAERAVARGWDVSFAGTTDNAEWLASRFDALSVPVLPVSDWASLAAGFDAVLVDHYALGDVRAEVNAAGALLVSLEDDTFGRRPADVVVDAGFTPSPRPSDDSGVLLRGVEYTALRSGVLAARARRSAVASPSPHVTVVLGGGAEWSGTVSLLLRALAATGLAFSADALVRGEPALPVLSAGQSLRVAAPHSGLLDLLATTDVAVSATGVTFLELCCLGIPTAAVQLVDNQGPGYRAATDLGLAVGLGDAGSLADRLPAVVSALGSLLSDAGLRSSLSSAAASTVDGLGADRVLDVIASS from the coding sequence GTGAAGCTCCTGCTCCGCGCCGACGCGTCCGCGGTGATCGGCGCGGGCCACATCGCGCGCGTCGTGGCGTACGCCGAGCGCGCCGTCGCTCGCGGCTGGGACGTCTCTTTCGCGGGCACGACCGACAACGCTGAGTGGCTCGCCTCCCGTTTCGACGCGCTTTCGGTGCCGGTTTTGCCGGTTTCTGACTGGGCTTCCTTGGCCGCCGGCTTCGACGCGGTCCTCGTGGACCACTACGCGCTGGGCGACGTGCGCGCCGAGGTCAACGCCGCGGGCGCGCTGCTCGTGTCCCTTGAGGACGACACCTTCGGCCGCCGGCCTGCGGATGTTGTGGTGGACGCCGGGTTCACGCCTTCGCCCCGCCCTTCGGATGATTCGGGCGTGCTGCTGCGGGGCGTCGAATACACGGCGTTGCGCTCGGGGGTCTTGGCTGCTCGGGCCCGCCGCTCCGCTGTTGCTTCCCCTTCGCCCCATGTCACGGTCGTCTTGGGCGGCGGCGCCGAATGGTCGGGGACGGTCAGCCTGCTGCTCCGCGCCCTCGCCGCCACTGGGCTGGCCTTCTCCGCCGACGCTCTCGTCCGCGGCGAGCCCGCTCTGCCGGTTTTGTCGGCCGGCCAGTCCCTGCGGGTCGCCGCCCCGCACTCGGGCCTGCTCGACCTCCTGGCCACCACGGACGTCGCGGTCAGCGCCACCGGCGTCACCTTCCTGGAGCTCTGCTGCCTCGGCATCCCGACGGCGGCGGTGCAACTGGTCGACAACCAGGGGCCGGGCTACCGCGCCGCCACGGACCTCGGCCTGGCGGTGGGCCTGGGCGACGCCGGTTCGCTGGCGGATCGGCTGCCTGCCGTGGTTTCCGCACTGGGTTCGCTGCTGTCGGACGCCGGCTTGCGGTCCTCTTTGTCCTCGGCCGCCGCGTCCACTGTGGATGGACTCGGCGCGGACCGGGTCCTGGATGTCATCGCTTCGAGCTGA
- a CDS encoding SMI1/KNR4 family protein, with protein MSSLRAEGDSTDFSGVFGTEHASPQDIDWAAVEAALGTALPADYRAYADTYPALYLDKLITIRHPLAVSEWAKLVEGAKPVLESFAYGRSQVPDAVPYPLFPEPGGLLPWGYDDDGADYFWRTAGSPDEWTVLVFDSGEWWEFPRGFGALWIEWAGGRITTAPLGREDVLLPGFSVERVGD; from the coding sequence ATGTCATCGCTTCGAGCTGAGGGGGATTCGACGGATTTCTCAGGCGTTTTCGGCACTGAGCACGCCTCGCCGCAGGACATCGACTGGGCGGCGGTGGAAGCCGCCTTGGGTACCGCGCTGCCCGCCGACTACCGCGCCTACGCCGACACCTATCCGGCCCTGTACCTGGACAAGCTGATCACCATCCGGCACCCGCTGGCCGTGAGCGAGTGGGCGAAACTCGTCGAGGGCGCGAAGCCGGTGCTCGAGTCGTTCGCCTACGGGCGCAGCCAGGTTCCCGACGCCGTGCCGTACCCACTGTTCCCCGAACCGGGCGGCCTGCTGCCCTGGGGGTACGACGACGACGGCGCCGACTACTTCTGGCGGACCGCCGGCTCGCCCGACGAGTGGACCGTGCTCGTCTTCGACAGCGGCGAGTGGTGGGAGTTCCCGCGCGGCTTCGGCGCGCTGTGGATCGAATGGGCCGGCGGGCGGATCACCACTGCGCCGCTGGGCCGGGAAGACGTCCTGCTGCCCGGGTTTTCCGTCGAGCGCGTGGGTGATTGA
- a CDS encoding epoxide hydrolase family protein has protein sequence MTLTPFRVNVPQADLDDLHERLARTRWPDQPEGVGWELGIPVDEVKDLAEHWRLRFDWRAAEERINAFPQFTTTIDGENVHFLHVRSPEEGATPLLLTHGWPGSIVEFLDVIGPLADPRAYGGDPRDAFHVVVPSIPGFGFSGPTRDRAWGPARGARAWASLMTTLGYDRFGTHGGDWGALISRELGVQFPSRVLGVHVTMLPTAVARSESDLEGLTGAELSLAERSLEKSRAFQHTGTGYAIIQSTKPQTLAYGLTDSPAGQLAWIAEKFRSFSNTTHDLIDRDDLLTDVAVYWFTATANSSARIYAALEGPWGAPLPVSTVPTGVAVFPDDIGLPLRPLAERTDNIAHWSEFPAGGHFPALEQPDALIGDIRKFFGSL, from the coding sequence ATGACTCTCACCCCGTTCCGCGTCAACGTCCCGCAAGCCGACCTCGACGACCTGCACGAACGGCTCGCCCGGACGCGCTGGCCGGACCAGCCCGAGGGCGTCGGGTGGGAGCTGGGGATTCCGGTGGACGAGGTGAAGGACCTGGCCGAGCACTGGCGCCTGCGGTTCGACTGGCGGGCGGCCGAGGAGCGGATCAACGCGTTCCCGCAGTTCACCACCACCATCGACGGCGAGAACGTGCACTTCCTCCACGTCCGCTCGCCCGAGGAGGGGGCCACGCCGCTGCTGCTGACGCACGGCTGGCCCGGGTCGATCGTGGAGTTCCTCGACGTGATCGGACCGCTCGCCGACCCGCGCGCGTACGGCGGGGACCCCCGCGACGCGTTCCACGTGGTCGTCCCGTCGATCCCCGGCTTCGGCTTCTCCGGACCGACCCGCGACCGCGCCTGGGGCCCGGCCCGCGGGGCGCGCGCCTGGGCTTCGCTGATGACCACCCTCGGCTACGACCGCTTCGGCACCCACGGCGGCGACTGGGGTGCGTTGATCTCCCGCGAGCTCGGCGTGCAGTTCCCTTCGCGGGTGCTCGGGGTGCACGTCACCATGCTGCCCACCGCCGTCGCCCGCTCGGAGTCGGACTTGGAGGGCTTGACCGGTGCCGAACTTTCGCTGGCCGAACGGTCGTTGGAGAAGTCCCGCGCCTTCCAACACACCGGAACCGGCTACGCGATCATCCAGTCGACCAAGCCGCAAACGCTTGCGTACGGCCTCACCGACTCACCCGCCGGCCAACTCGCGTGGATCGCGGAAAAGTTCCGCTCCTTCTCCAACACCACCCACGACCTCATCGACCGCGACGACCTCCTCACCGACGTCGCCGTCTACTGGTTCACCGCCACGGCCAACTCGTCCGCCCGCATCTACGCCGCGTTGGAGGGTCCGTGGGGCGCGCCCCTCCCCGTTTCCACGGTCCCCACCGGCGTCGCGGTGTTTCCCGACGACATCGGCCTGCCCCTCCGCCCCCTCGCCGAACGCACCGACAACATCGCCCACTGGTCCGAGTTCCCGGCCGGCGGCCACTTCCCGGCCCTCGAACAACCGGACGCGCTGATCGGTGACATCCGGAAGTTCTTCGGGAGCTTGTGA
- a CDS encoding bacterial proteasome activator family protein, whose translation MEPMSEPNFRQTSDAESTPHVVVVGPDGVPVGSTVPDGDADEAVGELIEEPAKVMRIGTMIKQLLEEVRAAPLDDASRNRVREIHQNSVRELQEALAPELREELERLVHPFADDSTPSDAELRIAQAQLVGWLEGLFHGIQTALFAQQMAARVQLEQMRRGLPAGSSGAVMPGGPGAEGQRPGISGTGQYL comes from the coding sequence ATGGAGCCCATGAGCGAGCCGAACTTCCGGCAGACTTCCGACGCCGAGTCGACCCCCCACGTGGTGGTCGTCGGCCCCGACGGGGTCCCGGTCGGCTCCACCGTGCCTGACGGCGATGCCGACGAGGCCGTCGGTGAGCTGATCGAAGAGCCCGCCAAGGTGATGCGCATCGGGACGATGATCAAGCAGCTACTGGAGGAAGTCCGCGCGGCCCCGCTGGACGACGCCAGCCGAAACCGGGTGCGCGAGATCCACCAGAACTCGGTGCGCGAGCTGCAGGAGGCCCTGGCGCCCGAGCTGCGCGAGGAACTGGAGCGCCTGGTGCACCCCTTCGCGGACGACTCGACTCCGTCGGACGCCGAGCTGCGGATCGCGCAGGCCCAGCTGGTGGGGTGGCTGGAGGGGCTGTTCCACGGCATCCAGACGGCCCTGTTCGCCCAGCAGATGGCGGCGCGGGTGCAGCTGGAGCAGATGCGCCGGGGGTTACCGGCGGGGTCGTCGGGTGCGGTGATGCCGGGTGGTCCTGGTGCTGAGGGGCAGAGGCCTGGGATCAGTGGGACTGGGCAGTATTTGTGA
- a CDS encoding cysteine desulfurase-like protein, with the protein MAFDVARIRGLFPALGDGWIHFDGAAGMLVPEQVASAVSTAMRAPVSGPGGAFPASQRAESIVTAARRAVADLVGADPAAVVLGPSAPVMLRRLVDALAERWTIGDEVVVSRLDEEANLAPWQRAAKRVGAVVRWGEIDIETCELPAWQYENLVSARTKAVTVTLASGSVGTRPDVPTVIEFAKRVGALVVVDATYAAPFVPLDLAELGADVMVVSAQAWGGPSVGALVFRDPEMLERIPSASLDPAARGAARLELGPHAYPLLAGLVASIDYLAGLDDAASGSRRERLVTSLGSAKSYHAGLLAQLSTELRSLRHVMVIGDAMRRIPALAFAVQGKKSPEVAEYLASQGLCAFADDGSAGVFASLGVGEVGGAVRIGLAHYSNVFEINQLVRVLEELR; encoded by the coding sequence ATGGCGTTCGACGTCGCTCGTATCCGTGGGTTGTTCCCCGCGCTGGGTGACGGCTGGATTCACTTCGACGGCGCCGCCGGAATGCTGGTCCCGGAACAGGTCGCTTCGGCCGTTTCGACGGCCATGCGTGCCCCGGTGTCCGGGCCGGGGGGAGCGTTTCCGGCCTCACAGCGTGCGGAGAGCATTGTCACCGCGGCCAGGCGAGCAGTGGCAGATCTGGTCGGGGCGGACCCGGCTGCCGTCGTGCTCGGGCCGAGTGCGCCGGTGATGCTGAGGCGCCTCGTCGACGCGCTGGCGGAGCGCTGGACGATCGGCGACGAGGTCGTCGTGTCCCGGCTCGACGAAGAGGCGAACCTCGCGCCGTGGCAGCGCGCCGCGAAGCGTGTGGGCGCGGTCGTGCGCTGGGGTGAGATCGACATCGAGACGTGCGAGCTGCCCGCGTGGCAGTACGAGAACCTCGTGTCCGCCCGCACCAAAGCCGTCACGGTCACGCTCGCGTCCGGCTCGGTCGGCACGCGACCCGACGTCCCGACGGTGATCGAGTTCGCCAAGCGCGTCGGCGCGCTCGTGGTGGTGGACGCGACGTACGCGGCCCCCTTCGTGCCCCTCGACCTCGCCGAGCTGGGCGCCGACGTCATGGTCGTCTCCGCACAGGCGTGGGGCGGCCCGTCGGTGGGCGCGCTCGTGTTCCGCGATCCCGAGATGCTCGAACGCATCCCGTCCGCCTCACTCGACCCGGCCGCCCGCGGCGCCGCGCGCCTCGAGCTCGGCCCCCACGCGTACCCGCTGCTGGCCGGACTCGTCGCCTCGATCGACTACCTCGCCGGCCTCGACGACGCCGCGTCCGGCTCGCGCCGCGAAAGACTCGTGACGTCCCTCGGCTCCGCCAAGTCGTACCACGCTGGCCTGCTCGCGCAGCTGTCCACGGAGCTCCGCTCGCTGCGGCACGTGATGGTGATCGGCGACGCGATGCGCCGCATCCCCGCGCTCGCGTTCGCCGTGCAGGGCAAGAAATCGCCGGAAGTCGCGGAGTACCTGGCGTCGCAAGGCCTATGCGCCTTCGCCGACGACGGATCGGCCGGCGTGTTCGCGTCGCTCGGCGTCGGCGAGGTGGGTGGCGCGGTGCGCATCGGGCTCGCGCACTACTCCAACGTCTTCGAGATCAACCAGCTCGTGCGCGTCCTGGAAGAGCTGCGCTGA
- a CDS encoding NAD(P)H-quinone oxidoreductase, with protein MYAITIREPGGPEVLEWTEVPDPSPGPGEVLLDVAAGAVNRADLLQRQGNYPPPPGSSETIGLECSGTIAELGEGVEGWQVGDEVCALLAGGGYAERVVVPAGQLLPVPGEVELLAAAGLPEVACTVWANVVMHAKLAEGQTLLVHGGAGGIGTHAIQVGKALGATVAVTAGSPERLERCRQLGADITINYKDQDFVEVLRAEAKGADVILDNMGAKYLQRNVDALRTDGRLVIIGMQGGIKGELNIGSLLGKRASVFAAGLRFRPLDQKAAIVADVRERLWPLVENGSVKPIIGQVVPMAEAASAHRMLEDGDVFGKILLTAKS; from the coding sequence ATGTACGCGATCACGATCCGCGAACCCGGCGGTCCCGAAGTTCTCGAGTGGACCGAAGTCCCCGACCCCAGCCCCGGCCCCGGTGAAGTGCTGCTCGACGTGGCCGCCGGCGCGGTCAACCGGGCGGACCTGCTGCAGCGCCAGGGCAACTACCCGCCACCGCCCGGGTCGAGCGAGACCATCGGCCTCGAGTGCTCCGGCACGATCGCGGAGCTGGGCGAGGGCGTCGAAGGCTGGCAGGTCGGCGACGAGGTGTGCGCGCTGCTCGCGGGCGGTGGCTACGCCGAGCGCGTGGTCGTGCCCGCCGGCCAGCTCCTGCCCGTGCCCGGTGAGGTCGAGCTGCTCGCGGCGGCCGGGCTGCCGGAGGTCGCGTGCACGGTGTGGGCCAACGTCGTGATGCACGCGAAGCTCGCCGAAGGCCAGACGCTGCTGGTCCACGGCGGCGCGGGCGGCATCGGCACCCACGCGATCCAGGTCGGCAAGGCGCTGGGCGCGACCGTCGCCGTCACCGCCGGTTCGCCCGAGCGACTGGAACGCTGCCGCCAGCTCGGCGCCGACATCACGATCAACTACAAGGATCAGGACTTCGTCGAGGTCCTGCGGGCCGAGGCCAAGGGCGCCGACGTCATCCTCGACAACATGGGCGCGAAGTACCTGCAGCGCAACGTCGACGCACTGCGCACCGACGGCCGGCTCGTGATCATCGGCATGCAGGGCGGGATCAAGGGCGAGCTGAACATCGGCAGCCTGCTGGGCAAACGCGCGAGCGTGTTCGCCGCCGGGTTGCGGTTCCGCCCGCTGGACCAGAAGGCCGCGATCGTCGCCGACGTGCGTGAACGCCTGTGGCCGCTGGTGGAGAACGGGTCCGTGAAGCCGATCATCGGCCAGGTCGTGCCGATGGCCGAGGCCGCTTCCGCGCACCGGATGCTGGAAGACGGCGACGTGTTCGGGAAGATCCTGCTGACCGCGAAGTCCTGA
- a CDS encoding M28 family metallopeptidase, giving the protein MSLTRKRLIPPVILAACATLALGTTPAVAAKSDDLAKQLTKKVTLDGVNRHLIALQRIADANGGTRAASTDGHKKSAEYIAGKLEAAGFSVTRQEFPFTYNETLAETLTVDGAGVPVIAMEYTPSTPVGGITAPLAVVPADATPGCEASDYTGVTGKIVLVPRGACPFAQKQQAAADAGAIGALISNNEPGPLNGTLGTPADARIPTGGLSQADGQALAAKDGATVQLELRTFQEARTSYNVIAETKTGRKDNVVMLGSHLDSVPAGPGINDNGTGSAALLETALQLGAKPKVNNAVRFGFWSAEEFGLVGSTYYVDSLSFEQQLDLALYLNFDMIGSPNAGYFAYDGDDSDHVGAGPGPYGSAQIEKTFVDYLTGRGVAIEGTDFTGRSDYGEFIAVGIPAGGLDTGAEVLKTQAQATKWGGTAGIAFDPCYHQACDNLGNVDRVALDRNADGLAWALGVYATSTESVNGVAPGKPGKAAKKHSAHKLAATGDTAAA; this is encoded by the coding sequence ATGTCATTAACTCGTAAAAGACTCATCCCGCCGGTGATCCTGGCGGCCTGCGCGACTCTGGCACTGGGCACCACCCCGGCCGTGGCCGCGAAGAGCGACGATCTCGCCAAGCAGCTGACGAAGAAGGTGACCCTCGACGGCGTCAACCGCCACCTGATCGCGCTGCAGCGCATCGCCGACGCCAACGGCGGCACCCGAGCCGCGAGCACCGACGGGCACAAGAAATCCGCCGAGTACATCGCGGGCAAGCTCGAAGCCGCGGGCTTCAGCGTCACGCGGCAGGAGTTTCCCTTCACCTACAACGAAACCCTCGCCGAGACGCTCACCGTCGACGGCGCCGGCGTGCCCGTGATCGCGATGGAGTACACGCCGTCGACGCCGGTCGGCGGCATCACCGCGCCCCTGGCTGTCGTTCCCGCCGACGCCACCCCGGGCTGCGAAGCGAGCGACTACACCGGCGTGACCGGCAAGATCGTGCTCGTGCCGCGCGGCGCGTGCCCGTTCGCGCAGAAGCAGCAGGCCGCGGCCGACGCGGGGGCGATCGGCGCGCTCATCTCCAACAACGAACCCGGCCCGCTCAACGGGACACTCGGCACCCCCGCCGACGCGCGTATCCCCACCGGCGGCCTGTCGCAGGCCGACGGCCAGGCGCTCGCCGCGAAGGACGGCGCCACCGTGCAGCTGGAGCTGCGCACCTTCCAGGAAGCGCGCACCAGCTACAACGTGATCGCCGAGACGAAAACCGGCCGCAAGGACAACGTCGTGATGCTCGGCTCGCACCTCGACAGCGTCCCGGCGGGCCCCGGCATCAACGACAACGGCACGGGCTCCGCGGCCCTGCTCGAGACCGCGCTGCAGCTGGGCGCGAAGCCGAAGGTGAACAACGCTGTGCGCTTCGGCTTCTGGAGCGCGGAGGAGTTCGGGCTCGTCGGGTCCACGTACTACGTCGATTCGCTGAGCTTCGAGCAGCAGCTCGACCTCGCGCTGTACCTGAACTTCGACATGATCGGCTCGCCCAACGCCGGCTACTTCGCCTACGACGGCGACGATTCCGACCACGTCGGCGCGGGCCCCGGCCCGTACGGCTCGGCGCAGATCGAGAAGACGTTCGTCGACTACCTGACCGGCCGCGGCGTCGCCATCGAGGGCACCGACTTCACGGGCCGCTCGGACTACGGCGAGTTCATCGCCGTCGGCATCCCGGCGGGCGGCCTCGACACGGGCGCCGAGGTGCTCAAGACCCAGGCCCAGGCTACGAAGTGGGGCGGCACGGCGGGTATCGCGTTCGACCCGTGTTACCACCAGGCGTGCGACAACCTGGGCAACGTCGACCGCGTCGCCCTGGACCGCAACGCCGATGGCCTCGCGTGGGCGCTGGGTGTCTACGCGACCAGCACGGAGTCGGTGAACGGCGTCGCGCCCGGCAAGCCGGGCAAGGCCGCGAAGAAGCACTCCGCGCACAAGCTCGCCGCGACCGGAGACACGGCGGCCGCGTAG
- a CDS encoding neutral zinc metallopeptidase gives MQFDDDAGLDTSEVQDLRGSGGGGGGIGGRVAIGGGGIGVVGLIIYFLISQFGGASLGTNSASSGLGLDNVGSGQQLESTTLSQKCHTGADANRDHDCAIVAIINSVQDYWSQEFARSGQTYRKAPTRFFTGGVRTGCGSATSDTGPFYCPADSDVYIDLSFFDELKTRFGAQGGLFTEAYVLAHEYGHHVQNLTGTSKRGTGTGPTSGSVRLELQADCYAGVWANHASTTPTESGKPLVQNITQDDIASALDTASRIGDDYIQTKLGSGQADPSSFTHGTSAQREKWFTTGFTSGQPARCNTFSTNNLG, from the coding sequence CTCCGCGGCAGCGGTGGTGGCGGCGGTGGCATCGGCGGCCGCGTGGCGATCGGGGGTGGCGGGATCGGGGTGGTGGGCCTGATCATCTACTTCCTGATCTCGCAGTTCGGCGGGGCGAGCCTCGGAACCAACAGCGCGTCGAGCGGACTGGGCCTCGACAACGTCGGGTCCGGCCAGCAACTGGAGAGCACCACGCTCTCGCAGAAGTGCCACACCGGCGCGGACGCGAACCGCGACCACGACTGCGCGATCGTCGCGATCATCAACTCCGTGCAGGACTACTGGTCGCAGGAGTTCGCGCGCAGCGGCCAGACCTACCGCAAGGCGCCGACGCGCTTCTTCACCGGCGGCGTGCGCACGGGCTGCGGCAGCGCGACGTCGGACACGGGCCCGTTCTACTGCCCGGCCGACTCCGACGTATACATCGACCTCTCGTTCTTCGACGAGCTCAAGACCCGCTTCGGCGCGCAGGGCGGGCTGTTCACGGAGGCGTACGTGCTGGCCCACGAATACGGCCACCACGTCCAGAACCTCACCGGCACCTCCAAGCGCGGCACCGGCACCGGGCCGACGTCGGGCTCCGTCCGGCTGGAGCTGCAGGCCGACTGCTACGCCGGCGTCTGGGCCAACCACGCCTCGACGACACCGACGGAATCCGGTAAGCCGCTGGTGCAGAACATCACTCAGGACGACATCGCCAGCGCCCTCGACACGGCGTCGCGCATCGGCGACGACTACATCCAGACGAAGCTCGGCAGCGGGCAGGCGGACCCGTCGAGCTTCACCCACGGCACGTCGGCGCAGCGGGAGAAGTGGTTCACCACCGGCTTCACCTCAGGGCAGCCGGCGCGCTGCAACACGTTCAGCACCAACAACCTGGGCTGA